From the genome of Nocardia sp. NBC_01503, one region includes:
- a CDS encoding helix-turn-helix domain-containing protein, with product MSVTGSTLARRAFGRELRRLRTTKNIQMSEAARAAETSPQSISRTEDGVFTRLTSFQVNALCDMYGANDDERKMLLALLQEVRSSRERGGGWWRAYADAQIATGFDHFLSLEESANRFTAWKIGVLPGMLQTSEYRRALAWSEIPPLTAEAIEGRIELATRRQLRLEDPDFSMIALLSEAVLREQVGGRSVMGRQLAHLAEVTELQNVSLRVVPFTAPRHLGILVGSFSLLEFPELPQSKLTNPPIVYVEEYAGDLYLEREAEVRRYRDALREIGQVALDEVRSRQMILAAAKELGE from the coding sequence ATGAGCGTTACCGGGAGCACCCTTGCGCGTCGTGCGTTCGGGCGGGAGTTGCGCCGACTGCGAACAACCAAGAACATCCAAATGTCCGAAGCGGCAAGGGCCGCAGAGACTTCCCCGCAATCCATCAGCCGTACGGAGGACGGCGTCTTTACGCGGCTCACCTCATTTCAGGTCAACGCCCTGTGCGATATGTACGGCGCGAACGACGACGAACGGAAGATGCTGCTGGCGCTACTCCAGGAGGTTCGGTCCTCGCGTGAGCGCGGCGGCGGCTGGTGGCGGGCATACGCCGATGCCCAGATCGCCACCGGGTTCGACCACTTCCTGTCCCTGGAGGAATCCGCAAATCGGTTCACCGCGTGGAAGATCGGCGTCCTGCCCGGAATGCTGCAGACCTCCGAGTACCGCCGGGCGCTGGCATGGTCCGAAATACCGCCGCTGACCGCAGAGGCCATCGAAGGCCGAATCGAACTGGCCACGCGCAGGCAACTTCGCTTGGAAGACCCGGACTTCTCGATGATCGCGCTGCTCTCCGAGGCGGTACTGAGAGAGCAGGTCGGCGGGCGGTCCGTGATGGGTCGGCAGTTGGCGCATCTCGCTGAAGTGACTGAACTGCAAAATGTTTCACTGCGCGTAGTCCCATTCACCGCCCCGCGGCATCTGGGCATTCTGGTTGGATCGTTCAGCCTTCTCGAGTTCCCGGAACTCCCGCAGTCGAAGCTGACCAACCCGCCGATCGTCTATGTCGAAGAGTATGCGGGTGATCTCTACCTGGAACGCGAGGCTGAAGTGCGGCGATATCGGGATGCGCTGCGCGAGATCGGGCAGGTAGCGTTGGACGA